Proteins encoded by one window of Orbaceae bacterium BiB:
- a CDS encoding alpha-2-macroglobulin, whose amino-acid sequence MGFLRQLLRLPFYILSIIWEACLYFILFLLVLLRAILWALSPITGELNWSTPKWYPKTKAIYNTVRVKAKNHGTLIGSVIILAVIAYFSGNYAYHWYLNRPKPIDPAPIVVNNYYANYDSPSYSNSSFNIYFNGNNRSPAPLELINKTITNGISITPNIEGEWRWNSNKSIQFKPTNPWPLGVKYTVSLDADKLFSEHNTLDKNTSVYSFTTQDFSYSIYNEELYQDPTNPNNKMGIFEIHFSHPVDKNTFEKQLTLGLYDKVGQEIVFKKNINFTTTYNDKNTIAYVKSSQIDLPDNQSILNLHINKGVRSELGGTPTAEQTRSELAIPSKYNLNINAFDLSLVEVNNQEMRQILTVSFNYNVNAKELAKLIKVWQLPESKDKNKIRVYSERYYDELDHTYKTKINVNETDLKNSKLLPLKLIETDQNYQNQVSFEFKANQSAQLYIEVNQPLVSDGGYYLTSKYHDVRTVPMYPAIMNFAAEGSLLSLSGDKKIPIVSRNMSKLKLEIERVIPSQLQHLVAFNENDFEWMDFGDIDSEHFVEKYSVTKTISGTADSIQYSDIDISPYLKKDVNGNEIRGVFLVRLYGNNQTNKKESFDYYSSRFIIVTDMGIINKKSLDQSQDIFVQSIRTGEPIAEAKVSVLGVNGIEITSQYTDSTGHVHFDPLSDYYQGIKPLLFVVEKNQDLSFLPIASYDRQLNFSRFDVGGIYETIDGGELRTHLFSDRGVYRPGDKFHIGMIVRAQDWSKSLNGIRLEADIYDAKSNRVKTEPVVLDEYGFVELSYQTQYASPTGEWSVNLYLKNPNEDYRTLLGSTSVVIREFEPDKTTVTLKLLPESKLGWIHPDALSGQVEAKNLFGTPAQNRIVQTQLYLEPSAPYFKKYENYAFYQYLNSYQKSFNIAVEETTTDENGIANLDLSTGSFEGNYTAKVLTEVFEPDSGRSVAATASVFVSPNEYLVGSKVDGRLDYIKKDSTRIINLIAIDSNLEQISLTDLTLVKLERKYLSVLVKQPSGVYKYESKAKEILLSETPFTIDEKSTNYKIANEEPGNYILQLKNKSGQIIYQTNYSVVGTANVTRNLDRNAELGLKINDNQYKAGDEIEVSITAPYTGSGIITIERDKVYAWKWFKTDTTSSVQKITVPDNVDGNAYINVQFIRDPSSDEIFMSPLSYAVAPFKISNDKFNDHIKLSAPEKIKPGETLPITLQTHSKQRVVIFAVDEGILQVSGYKLKNPLNEFIRKKALSVRTSQILDLILPEYSKLLNLSAPGGDADELSDELSGHLNPFRRKVDEPVAYWSGIIDVDGEKTVEYTVPDYFNGKIRIMAVSVGKETMGNAQTTTTVRNDFVLSPNIPYFVAPNDEFEVSLSVANNLENIGTAAVPITVTLQTSPQLLILDEASKTIPLGAMKEGTLKFKLRATENLGSGDFSFTATYGDKSVVRNVSTSVRPASQYRLKTIMGRMDGSQQSFDKMREMYAPFSTREASVSFSPFILSKGLATYLADYPHYCSEQIVSRAMPLIINSKYPDFELVKNNSTQLEQLFQTLQTRQNSEGAFGLWYSTYNVDPFITLYVTTFMLEAKDAGQVIPTKMLTKANDYIAQVASSRRTDQYGLRLRAYAIYLLTRQNQVTTSYLASIMDDLNASKSKWWQSDLTALYLASSYQMLKMDKEANKLFKPVWKELSKAYDNAWWNNYYYDPLVMNAGKIYLIAKHFPEHTKDIPAQALENMVLMLGQGRYTTQSSAMTMLALDSYSANAYSTELTADSLTITGKQSDKLETIAKLKGLLAKGTFTADINSLSFNNQTSLPAWYLLSEQGFDKTIQQQPITKGLEVYREFTDDKGNIVNSVTIGDTVNVTVRIRTLSEEGATNLAIVDLLPGGFEVVQQPITSSQDNYDDEGEYDGEDEEYYDEDTGHHWISPIATGNYTWYPDYTDVREDRVIIYGSTENDTTQTFMYQIKATNVGQYIVPSAFGEAMYDRDIQAVSKGGATITVLPRQ is encoded by the coding sequence ATGGGATTTTTACGTCAACTGCTACGCTTACCTTTCTATATTCTATCTATTATTTGGGAAGCTTGCCTCTATTTTATACTTTTTTTACTAGTGCTATTACGAGCGATTTTATGGGCACTAAGTCCCATTACTGGTGAATTAAATTGGTCAACCCCAAAATGGTATCCTAAAACAAAAGCAATCTATAATACAGTCCGTGTAAAAGCCAAAAATCATGGTACGCTAATAGGTAGTGTTATTATTCTTGCCGTTATCGCTTATTTTTCAGGTAATTATGCCTACCATTGGTATCTCAATAGACCTAAACCAATTGATCCTGCACCAATCGTCGTAAATAACTATTATGCAAATTATGATAGCCCAAGCTATAGTAACTCATCTTTTAATATCTATTTTAATGGTAATAATCGTTCCCCAGCCCCATTAGAGTTAATTAATAAAACGATTACCAACGGAATATCAATTACCCCGAATATTGAGGGGGAATGGCGATGGAATAGTAATAAATCAATTCAATTTAAACCAACCAATCCATGGCCACTTGGTGTTAAATATACTGTAAGCTTGGATGCTGATAAATTATTTAGTGAACATAATACCCTCGATAAAAACACATCGGTATATTCATTCACTACTCAAGATTTTAGCTATTCAATCTATAATGAAGAACTATATCAAGATCCAACAAATCCGAATAATAAGATGGGTATTTTTGAAATTCACTTCAGTCATCCCGTTGATAAAAATACCTTTGAAAAACAGCTAACTTTAGGTCTTTATGATAAGGTTGGTCAAGAAATTGTCTTTAAAAAGAATATTAATTTTACGACCACATACAATGACAAAAATACTATTGCTTACGTGAAAAGTTCGCAAATTGATTTACCTGATAATCAAAGTATTTTAAATTTACATATCAATAAAGGCGTTCGTTCTGAGCTTGGCGGTACACCGACAGCTGAGCAAACAAGAAGCGAACTTGCAATACCAAGCAAATATAATTTAAACATTAACGCTTTCGACTTATCTCTAGTTGAAGTAAATAATCAAGAGATGCGTCAAATCCTAACAGTTTCTTTTAACTATAATGTTAATGCTAAAGAGTTAGCCAAACTAATTAAAGTATGGCAATTACCAGAGAGTAAAGATAAAAATAAGATTAGAGTCTATAGTGAACGCTATTATGATGAATTAGATCACACGTATAAGACAAAAATTAATGTCAATGAGACTGACTTAAAAAATTCTAAGTTATTACCACTAAAATTAATTGAAACTGATCAGAATTATCAAAACCAGGTCTCTTTTGAGTTTAAAGCTAACCAAAGTGCACAACTGTATATTGAAGTTAATCAACCATTAGTCTCTGATGGTGGATACTATTTAACAAGTAAATATCATGATGTAAGAACCGTACCAATGTATCCCGCTATTATGAATTTTGCGGCCGAGGGCTCATTATTATCTTTAAGTGGCGATAAAAAAATCCCAATCGTATCGCGTAATATGTCTAAATTAAAATTAGAAATAGAGCGAGTCATTCCATCACAATTACAACATTTAGTTGCATTTAATGAAAATGATTTTGAATGGATGGATTTTGGTGATATTGATAGTGAACATTTTGTTGAAAAGTATAGTGTAACGAAGACGATTTCGGGGACGGCAGATTCGATTCAATATAGTGATATTGACATCAGCCCTTATTTGAAAAAAGATGTCAATGGCAATGAGATAAGAGGTGTTTTCCTCGTTCGTTTATACGGTAATAATCAAACCAATAAAAAAGAGTCATTTGATTATTATAGTTCCCGCTTCATTATTGTTACCGATATGGGAATTATTAACAAAAAATCACTCGACCAATCACAGGATATTTTTGTGCAATCAATCCGCACCGGAGAGCCAATTGCAGAAGCAAAAGTGTCCGTTTTAGGTGTGAATGGTATTGAAATAACTTCACAATATACAGATAGTACTGGGCATGTCCATTTTGACCCGCTATCTGATTACTATCAAGGTATTAAACCGCTACTATTTGTTGTCGAAAAAAATCAAGATTTATCATTCTTGCCAATCGCTAGTTATGATCGTCAACTAAACTTTTCACGTTTCGATGTAGGTGGAATTTACGAAACTATCGACGGTGGGGAATTACGTACGCATCTATTCTCAGATCGTGGTGTATATCGACCAGGTGATAAGTTCCATATTGGTATGATTGTGCGTGCTCAAGATTGGTCTAAATCACTTAATGGAATTAGACTTGAAGCGGATATCTATGATGCTAAATCAAATCGAGTTAAAACCGAGCCTGTAGTACTTGATGAATATGGTTTTGTAGAACTGTCTTATCAAACACAATACGCTTCACCAACAGGTGAGTGGTCTGTAAACTTATATCTCAAAAATCCAAATGAAGATTATCGTACACTATTAGGTTCAACCTCTGTTGTGATTCGTGAATTTGAGCCAGATAAAACGACTGTTACCTTAAAATTATTACCTGAATCAAAATTAGGTTGGATACATCCTGATGCGCTCTCTGGGCAGGTAGAAGCTAAAAACCTATTTGGTACACCAGCGCAAAATCGTATTGTACAAACCCAGCTCTATTTAGAACCATCTGCGCCATACTTTAAAAAGTATGAAAACTACGCATTCTACCAATACTTAAACAGTTATCAAAAGAGCTTTAATATTGCTGTTGAAGAAACCACAACTGATGAAAATGGTATCGCTAATTTAGACCTATCGACGGGCAGTTTTGAAGGTAACTATACCGCAAAAGTTCTTACTGAGGTATTTGAACCTGATAGTGGTCGCAGTGTAGCTGCAACAGCATCTGTTTTTGTTTCACCAAATGAATACTTAGTTGGCTCTAAAGTTGATGGAAGACTTGATTATATTAAAAAGGATTCAACTCGAATCATCAATCTGATTGCGATTGATTCAAATCTAGAGCAAATATCACTGACAGATTTAACACTTGTTAAATTGGAACGTAAATATCTCTCTGTCCTGGTTAAACAACCATCAGGTGTTTATAAATATGAGTCAAAGGCAAAAGAGATCTTATTGTCAGAGACCCCTTTTACTATTGATGAAAAATCAACAAATTATAAAATTGCTAATGAAGAGCCTGGTAATTATATTTTGCAACTTAAAAATAAAAGTGGCCAAATTATTTACCAAACTAACTACTCAGTTGTTGGTACCGCCAATGTTACACGAAATTTAGATCGTAATGCTGAATTAGGTTTAAAAATTAACGACAACCAATATAAAGCAGGAGATGAAATTGAAGTCTCAATTACGGCACCTTATACAGGTAGTGGGATTATTACGATAGAACGTGATAAAGTTTATGCTTGGAAATGGTTTAAAACCGACACAACAAGTTCGGTACAGAAGATAACCGTACCTGATAATGTTGATGGTAATGCTTACATTAATGTACAGTTTATTCGAGATCCAAGTTCTGACGAAATTTTTATGAGTCCGTTAAGCTATGCCGTAGCTCCATTTAAAATTTCTAATGATAAATTTAATGATCATATCAAATTAAGCGCACCTGAAAAAATCAAACCGGGTGAGACTTTACCGATTACTTTACAAACCCACAGTAAACAGCGAGTGGTTATTTTTGCCGTTGATGAAGGTATTTTACAAGTATCTGGATATAAATTAAAAAATCCACTCAATGAATTTATTCGTAAAAAAGCATTATCGGTCAGAACATCACAAATACTGGATTTAATTCTACCTGAATATAGCAAATTATTGAATTTATCAGCGCCAGGTGGTGATGCTGATGAGCTATCTGATGAGCTATCTGGTCATTTAAATCCATTTAGACGTAAAGTTGATGAACCTGTTGCTTATTGGTCTGGTATTATTGATGTCGATGGAGAAAAAACCGTTGAATATACTGTTCCTGATTATTTCAATGGCAAAATTCGTATCATGGCCGTCTCGGTTGGTAAAGAGACGATGGGTAATGCGCAAACTACGACGACAGTACGTAACGATTTTGTGCTAAGTCCGAATATCCCTTATTTTGTTGCACCAAATGATGAGTTTGAAGTAAGCTTAAGTGTTGCTAATAACTTAGAAAATATTGGAACAGCCGCTGTTCCTATCACTGTTACGCTACAAACATCACCACAGTTATTAATACTTGATGAAGCGAGCAAAACAATTCCGCTTGGTGCGATGAAAGAAGGCACATTAAAATTTAAGTTACGCGCGACTGAAAACTTAGGTAGTGGTGATTTTAGTTTCACAGCAACTTATGGGGATAAATCGGTTGTTCGTAACGTCAGTACATCTGTGCGCCCTGCTTCTCAATATCGTTTAAAAACGATAATGGGTCGTATGGATGGTAGCCAACAAAGTTTTGATAAAATGCGTGAAATGTATGCACCATTTAGCACTCGTGAGGCTTCTGTTTCATTTTCACCATTTATTTTAAGTAAAGGTCTAGCAACCTATTTAGCTGATTATCCTCACTACTGTTCTGAGCAAATTGTGAGCCGGGCGATGCCATTAATCATTAATAGCAAATACCCTGATTTTGAATTAGTTAAAAATAATTCGACCCAATTAGAGCAACTGTTCCAAACATTGCAAACTAGACAAAATAGTGAAGGTGCATTTGGCTTATGGTATTCCACTTATAATGTTGACCCATTTATCACATTATACGTCACTACCTTTATGTTAGAAGCGAAAGACGCTGGGCAAGTTATCCCAACAAAAATGCTAACTAAAGCAAATGATTATATTGCTCAAGTCGCTTCATCAAGGCGTACCGATCAATATGGCTTACGTTTACGAGCTTATGCAATCTATTTATTAACTCGACAAAATCAAGTTACTACCAGTTATCTTGCATCAATTATGGATGACCTTAATGCGAGTAAAAGTAAATGGTGGCAAAGTGATTTAACTGCCCTTTATTTAGCTTCGTCTTATCAGATGTTAAAAATGGATAAAGAGGCTAATAAATTATTTAAACCTGTGTGGAAAGAGCTATCTAAAGCTTATGATAATGCTTGGTGGAACAACTATTATTATGATCCATTGGTGATGAATGCAGGTAAAATTTACCTGATCGCTAAACACTTCCCTGAACATACCAAAGATATTCCAGCTCAAGCACTCGAGAATATGGTATTAATGCTAGGTCAAGGACGTTATACGACTCAATCTTCAGCAATGACGATGTTAGCCTTAGATAGTTATTCGGCAAATGCTTATTCTACGGAGTTAACAGCAGATAGCTTAACCATTACGGGTAAACAATCAGATAAACTAGAGACAATTGCTAAGTTAAAAGGATTGTTAGCAAAAGGTACATTTACTGCTGATATTAATAGCCTTAGTTTTAATAATCAAACAAGCTTACCTGCATGGTATTTATTATCAGAACAAGGCTTTGATAAAACGATACAACAACAACCAATTACCAAAGGCTTAGAAGTTTATCGTGAATTCACTGATGATAAAGGTAATATAGTTAATAGCGTCACAATTGGTGATACCGTTAATGTCACAGTAAGAATTCGTACGTTATCCGAGGAAGGCGCTACCAATCTTGCTATTGTTGATTTGTTACCTGGCGGCTTTGAAGTTGTTCAACAACCGATTACGAGCAGTCAAGATAATTACGATGATGAAGGCGAATATGATGGAGAAGATGAAGAGTACTATGATGAGGATACGGGGCACCACTGGATATCACCAATAGCGACGGGTAACTATACTTGGTATCCGGATTATACTGATGTCAGAGAAGATCGCGTCATCATTTATGGTTCAACAGAAAACGATACGACACAAACCTTCATGTATCAAATCAAAGCAACGAATGTGGGACAATATATTGTACCATCAGCATTCGGTGAAGCGATGTACGATCGTGATATTCAAGCTGTATCAAAAGGTGGCGCTACAATAACTGTGTTACCAAGACAATAA
- a CDS encoding glutathione S-transferase family protein has protein sequence MDYTLYIGNKNYSTWSMRPWVIMKHFDLSFHEKLVRFDSFADDSVFKKTVLPLNIYGTVPILIDHHGPIVTDSLAICEYLAEKHPEYALWPRDIAQRAQARSLVAYMHSGYQLIRQYLPMNIEASFAEIGQIILRDNPEVCNQIRFLDNCLTSYLKQSRGPYLFDQFSIADAFYAPMCLRLKNFSIETSTVLSNYINLICETKGVKEWIVDALDEKDFIIMDEPYRLKR, from the coding sequence ATGGACTACACACTTTATATTGGTAATAAAAACTACTCTACTTGGTCCATGCGTCCTTGGGTCATTATGAAACATTTTGATTTATCTTTTCATGAAAAACTGGTTCGTTTTGACAGCTTTGCTGATGATTCAGTATTCAAGAAAACTGTATTACCACTAAATATCTATGGTACGGTTCCTATTCTTATTGATCATCATGGTCCTATCGTGACAGACTCGTTAGCAATTTGTGAATATTTGGCAGAAAAACATCCTGAATATGCACTATGGCCAAGAGATATTGCACAAAGAGCACAAGCAAGATCTTTAGTCGCTTATATGCATTCTGGTTATCAGCTTATTCGTCAATACTTACCTATGAATATTGAAGCAAGCTTTGCAGAAATTGGGCAAATTATTTTAAGAGACAATCCTGAGGTATGTAATCAAATAAGATTTTTAGATAACTGTTTAACCTCGTATTTAAAACAGTCTCGGGGACCTTATCTATTTGATCAATTTAGTATTGCCGATGCTTTTTACGCACCAATGTGTTTAAGACTTAAAAATTTTTCGATAGAAACATCAACAGTATTATCTAACTATATTAATCTGATTTGCGAAACAAAAGGTGTCAAAGAATGGATAGTGGATGCCTTAGATGAAAAAGATTTTATCATTATGGATGAACCTTATCGACTGAAACGTTAA
- a CDS encoding putative quinol monooxygenase, whose protein sequence is MSKLNIVAIFTIKPEFSAEFKVEFKKIVEGSRKEKGCIQYDLNQDVKDPNTYIFTESWESKLAIEQHNAEPHYKEFAKFAEGKVAKKVVHIMTQII, encoded by the coding sequence ATGAGCAAATTAAATATTGTTGCAATTTTTACTATTAAGCCAGAGTTTAGTGCTGAGTTTAAAGTTGAATTTAAAAAAATTGTTGAAGGTAGTCGTAAAGAAAAAGGCTGTATTCAATATGATTTAAATCAAGATGTAAAAGATCCGAATACATATATTTTCACAGAGAGTTGGGAGTCCAAACTCGCTATTGAACAACATAATGCTGAACCGCATTATAAAGAGTTTGCTAAATTTGCTGAGGGTAAAGTTGCTAAAAAAGTTGTGCATATCATGACGCAGATCATCTAA
- the pbpC gene encoding penicillin-binding protein 1C, which translates to MSLLFKLIKRYQNSLVALLLLAIVLTVVRLYPHPPLSNELTFSQTFYDSNHKLLRVTLADDDRYRLWTPLQEISPYIVDGLLLQEDQWFYYHPGFNPFSLFRAFWATYFGGGNRQGASTITMQLARMHFKLNTKTIDGKLLQIARAIQLEMMYSKDEILEAYLNYAPFGRNIESIGAASLIYFDKPPSQVNLPEALTLMVLPQSPTYRIDKLTGIAGTTLVNARNRLFVRWQESTPVDDNISALFDQPLVMRQPEKLPFIAPHFINQIIQKSLITEPQSTVITTLDSNLQKIIENQVNVFIERNQLKGIKNASVLLVDSQSMGIKAMVGSANYFNATIQGQVNGTLAKRSPGSTLKPFIYALGIDQGILHPMTILKDVETDFGFYTPENFDHNFKGPISATEALIRSRNIPAVYVASKLKTPSFYQFLQQTHIENLASESHYGLALVLGGGEVTPQELASLYAILANQGKWQPLQLLANSTDSKPLAKQVISPEASFMTKEMLLQNTRKQDILYKKQSSAIPIYWKTGTSWGFRDAWTAGGFKQYVLIVWLGNFDGASNNAFVGADAATPLFFNIIDAINAYYPNNKILEQKPPQNLKKVDICLASGNLVTKWCKVKGKSWFIPGVSPITVDNIYRPVMIDNQTGQVACPPYNLQTTHSEVFEYWPSDLAQIFAKAGIPKKTPPDSSHCLLSQTFYGQPPKITSPLKNVVYQFRVNNQKNERITFTANVDGDVKQLYWFVDNQFIGSNSANESMYWIPVKSGLFKLLVVDDVGRSDSRVLKVEVLE; encoded by the coding sequence ATGTCACTATTGTTTAAGTTAATCAAACGCTATCAAAATAGTTTAGTTGCCTTGCTACTACTTGCTATAGTGCTAACGGTTGTACGACTTTACCCCCACCCACCACTTTCAAATGAATTAACTTTTTCACAGACGTTTTATGATAGTAATCATAAACTGCTGCGAGTCACCTTAGCTGATGATGATCGCTATCGTTTATGGACGCCGTTACAAGAGATATCGCCTTATATTGTTGATGGGCTATTACTACAAGAAGATCAATGGTTTTATTATCATCCAGGATTCAATCCGTTTAGCTTATTTAGAGCATTTTGGGCAACCTATTTTGGTGGTGGAAACCGTCAAGGTGCATCAACGATTACCATGCAACTAGCTAGGATGCACTTCAAACTAAATACGAAAACGATTGATGGCAAGTTGCTACAAATCGCCAGAGCAATTCAACTCGAGATGATGTACTCTAAAGACGAAATATTAGAAGCTTATTTAAATTATGCTCCTTTTGGTCGAAATATTGAAAGTATTGGTGCTGCATCATTAATTTATTTTGATAAACCACCATCACAAGTCAATTTACCCGAAGCGTTGACATTAATGGTCTTACCACAATCACCAACTTATCGGATTGATAAATTAACGGGTATTGCGGGAACTACATTAGTGAATGCCCGAAATCGTCTATTTGTTCGCTGGCAAGAAAGTACTCCTGTTGATGATAATATTTCAGCTCTTTTTGATCAGCCGCTAGTTATGCGTCAACCAGAAAAATTGCCATTTATTGCTCCCCATTTTATTAACCAAATTATACAAAAATCATTAATAACAGAGCCTCAATCGACAGTTATAACGACTCTGGATAGTAATCTACAAAAAATTATTGAAAATCAGGTTAATGTTTTTATCGAGCGGAATCAGTTAAAAGGGATAAAAAATGCGTCAGTATTGCTTGTTGATAGCCAGAGTATGGGAATTAAAGCAATGGTTGGTTCAGCTAATTACTTTAATGCTACGATACAAGGACAAGTGAATGGTACATTAGCCAAACGTTCACCGGGTTCAACATTAAAACCGTTTATTTATGCTCTGGGAATCGATCAAGGAATTTTGCATCCAATGACGATTTTAAAAGATGTCGAAACTGATTTTGGCTTTTATACACCAGAAAATTTTGACCATAATTTTAAAGGTCCAATTTCGGCGACAGAAGCATTAATTCGTAGTCGTAATATTCCAGCCGTCTACGTTGCATCAAAATTGAAAACCCCCTCTTTCTATCAATTTTTACAACAAACACATATTGAAAATTTAGCATCTGAAAGTCATTATGGTCTAGCATTGGTACTTGGTGGCGGAGAAGTGACGCCACAAGAGCTAGCGAGCCTTTATGCAATATTAGCGAACCAAGGAAAATGGCAACCACTACAATTATTGGCAAATTCAACTGATTCAAAACCGCTTGCCAAACAAGTGATTAGTCCAGAAGCTAGTTTTATGACAAAAGAGATGTTATTACAAAATACCCGTAAGCAAGATATTTTATACAAAAAACAGAGCTCGGCGATCCCTATTTATTGGAAAACAGGCACTTCGTGGGGATTCAGAGATGCATGGACAGCGGGTGGTTTCAAACAGTATGTACTTATCGTATGGTTAGGTAATTTTGACGGAGCCAGTAATAATGCCTTTGTTGGCGCAGATGCAGCTACACCGCTATTTTTTAATATTATTGATGCGATTAATGCCTACTACCCTAATAATAAAATTTTAGAACAAAAGCCACCTCAGAATTTAAAAAAAGTCGATATCTGTTTAGCAAGCGGGAATCTTGTTACTAAATGGTGTAAAGTCAAAGGAAAATCATGGTTTATTCCTGGGGTATCGCCGATCACCGTGGATAATATCTACCGTCCAGTGATGATCGATAACCAAACAGGTCAAGTTGCCTGCCCGCCTTATAATTTACAGACAACTCATAGCGAAGTTTTTGAATATTGGCCATCTGATTTAGCTCAAATTTTTGCCAAAGCAGGTATACCGAAAAAAACACCGCCAGATAGCTCACACTGTTTATTATCACAAACTTTCTATGGTCAACCACCTAAAATTACTTCGCCGCTTAAAAATGTGGTATATCAGTTTAGGGTTAATAATCAAAAAAATGAACGAATAACGTTCACTGCTAATGTTGATGGTGATGTAAAACAACTTTACTGGTTTGTTGATAATCAATTTATTGGCAGTAATTCGGCTAATGAATCGATGTACTGGATTCCAGTAAAAAGTGGTCTATTTAAATTATTAGTCGTTGATGATGTTGGACGTAGTGATTCAAGAGTGCTTAAAGTTGAAGTATTAGAATAA
- the cmoB gene encoding tRNA 5-methoxyuridine(34)/uridine 5-oxyacetic acid(34) synthase CmoB: MIDFGNFYQIIAKNKLAPWLEILPAQLAIWQKQNIDSRFNQWQNNIDLLPNLKPDIVDLLHNISAKTLTPLSEGELKRITHLLMSFSPWRKGPFSLYDIELDAEWRSDWKWQRLLPHLGSLEGNTVLDVGCNSGYHLWRMIGAGAKLAVGIDPMPLFLCQFEAIRKLLGNDQRAHFIPIGIEDMPKLNAFDTVFSMGVLYHRRSPLDHLYQLKDQLISGGKLILETLVIEGDIHQVLVPGERYAQMRNVYFIPSVPTMMNWLAKCGFKDINVVDISITSLEEQRKTAWMTSDSLIDFLDPNDHSKTIEGYSAPMRAVFTATK, from the coding sequence ATGATTGATTTTGGTAATTTTTATCAGATTATTGCAAAAAATAAGCTAGCTCCTTGGCTAGAAATCTTACCTGCTCAGTTAGCAATCTGGCAAAAGCAGAATATCGATAGCCGTTTTAATCAATGGCAGAACAATATTGACCTGCTTCCTAATCTAAAGCCAGATATTGTCGATCTATTACATAATATAAGTGCTAAAACGCTTACCCCATTATCTGAAGGCGAACTAAAACGTATTACTCATTTATTAATGTCTTTTTCACCATGGCGTAAAGGTCCTTTTTCCCTCTATGATATAGAGCTTGATGCAGAGTGGCGCTCAGACTGGAAATGGCAGAGGCTACTTCCTCATCTCGGCAGTTTAGAAGGCAACACTGTATTAGATGTCGGTTGTAATAGTGGCTATCACTTATGGCGTATGATTGGGGCTGGTGCAAAATTGGCAGTGGGTATCGATCCGATGCCGCTATTTTTATGTCAGTTTGAGGCCATTCGTAAATTGCTAGGTAATGACCAACGAGCTCATTTTATCCCTATCGGTATAGAAGACATGCCGAAATTAAACGCCTTTGACACTGTTTTTTCAATGGGTGTTTTATATCACAGGCGCTCACCATTAGATCATCTTTACCAATTGAAAGATCAACTTATCTCTGGTGGCAAACTAATTTTAGAAACCTTAGTCATTGAAGGTGATATCCACCAAGTATTAGTACCCGGCGAGCGATACGCACAAATGCGTAATGTTTATTTTATTCCGTCCGTACCGACTATGATGAATTGGCTGGCTAAATGTGGCTTTAAAGATATTAATGTTGTTGATATTTCAATTACAAGTCTTGAAGAACAGCGCAAAACGGCTTGGATGACATCAGATTCCCTTATCGATTTTCTTGATCCTAATGATCATAGTAAAACAATCGAGGGATATAGCGCCCCTATGCGAGCAGTATTTACGGCAACTAAATAA